One genomic window of Pseudoxanthomonas sp. includes the following:
- the mutS gene encoding DNA mismatch repair protein MutS, protein MSKSASSEHTPFMKQFFAAKSEYPDLLLFFRMGDFYELFYDDARKAARLLDITLTQRGSSSGAPIPMAGVPVHAYEGYLARLVALGESVAICEQIGDPATSKGLVERKVVRIVTPGTVTDEALLNERRDTLLMAVSRGKSGYGLAWADLAGGRFLVNEVDSEDALEAELARLEPAELLVPDEEGWPAFLATRTGARRRAPWLFDADSGRRQLLQFFKLHDLTGFGIEDKPQAIAAAGALLGYVEETQKSQLPHLSAIALEPSGEAISMNAATRRHLELDTRVDGDTRHTLLGILDSTVTPMGGRLLRRWLHRPLRDRAVLNQRHHAVATLIERGTDANLRDAFRAFGDVERILTRVALRSARPRDMSTLRNSLALLPRLRELLGPLDSPRLAALAASMGEHDATAHLLITAVAEQPPLKLTDGGVLASGFDAELDELRQLSTNADQFLIDLETRERASSGIATLKVGYNRVHGYYIEISKGQSDKAPVHYTRRQTLTNAERYITEELKTFEDKVLSARERALSRERVLYEALLDELNAVIEPLKRCALALSELDVLCAFAERAQQLDWTQPELSDAPCLLIERGRHPVVEAVRKEPFEPNDLRLDGSDTSAARRMLVITGPNMGGKSTYMRQNALIVLLAHIGSFVPASRAQIGPIDRILTRIGAGDDLAKGQSTFMVEMAETSYILHHATAQSLVLMDEIGRGTSTYDGLALADAVARHLAAVNRCYTLFATHYFELTSLAGETVEGGPSGIANVHLDAVEHGDALVFMHAVKDGAADRSFGLQVAALAGLPRTTLSQARRRLAELEQRGGDTQASKMAPAALDAPQQFGLFAAAPSAAQQALVALDPDDLTPKQALEALYRLKALL, encoded by the coding sequence ATGTCCAAGTCCGCGTCGTCCGAACACACCCCTTTCATGAAGCAGTTCTTCGCAGCCAAGTCCGAGTACCCGGATCTGCTGCTGTTCTTCCGCATGGGGGATTTCTACGAACTGTTCTATGACGACGCGCGCAAGGCCGCGCGCCTGCTCGACATCACCCTGACCCAGCGTGGCAGCTCCAGCGGCGCCCCGATCCCGATGGCCGGGGTCCCGGTGCATGCCTACGAAGGCTATCTGGCGCGGCTGGTAGCGCTGGGCGAATCGGTCGCCATCTGCGAGCAGATCGGCGATCCCGCCACCTCCAAGGGCCTGGTCGAACGCAAGGTGGTGCGCATCGTCACGCCCGGCACGGTCACCGACGAGGCGCTGCTCAACGAGCGCCGCGACACGCTGCTGATGGCGGTGTCGCGCGGCAAGAGCGGCTACGGCCTGGCCTGGGCCGACCTGGCCGGCGGCCGTTTCCTGGTCAATGAAGTCGATTCGGAAGACGCACTGGAAGCCGAACTCGCGCGCCTGGAGCCGGCCGAACTGCTGGTCCCTGACGAAGAAGGCTGGCCGGCGTTCCTGGCCACGCGCACCGGCGCACGCCGCCGCGCGCCGTGGTTGTTCGATGCCGACAGCGGCCGTCGCCAGCTGCTGCAGTTCTTCAAGCTGCACGATCTCACCGGCTTCGGCATCGAAGACAAACCGCAGGCCATCGCCGCTGCCGGCGCGCTGCTGGGCTACGTGGAAGAAACCCAGAAATCGCAGCTGCCGCACCTGAGCGCAATCGCGCTGGAGCCGTCGGGCGAAGCGATCTCGATGAACGCGGCCACGCGCCGTCATCTGGAACTCGATACCCGCGTGGACGGCGACACCCGCCACACGCTGCTCGGCATCCTGGACAGCACGGTCACGCCGATGGGCGGGCGCCTGCTGCGCCGTTGGCTGCATCGCCCGTTGCGCGACCGCGCCGTGTTGAACCAGCGCCACCATGCGGTCGCCACGTTGATCGAACGCGGCACCGATGCAAACTTGCGCGATGCCTTCCGCGCGTTCGGCGATGTCGAACGCATCCTCACCCGCGTCGCCCTGCGCTCGGCACGGCCGCGCGACATGTCCACGCTGCGCAACAGCCTGGCGCTGCTGCCGCGCCTGCGCGAACTGCTGGGCCCGCTGGATTCGCCGCGCCTGGCCGCGCTGGCCGCGTCGATGGGCGAACACGACGCCACCGCGCACCTGCTCATCACCGCCGTGGCCGAACAGCCACCGCTCAAGCTCACCGATGGTGGCGTGCTGGCCAGCGGCTTCGATGCCGAACTGGACGAACTGCGCCAGCTGTCCACCAACGCCGACCAGTTCCTGATCGACCTGGAAACGCGCGAGCGCGCGTCCAGCGGCATTGCGACCTTGAAGGTCGGCTACAACCGCGTCCACGGCTATTACATCGAGATCAGCAAGGGCCAGTCGGACAAGGCACCGGTGCACTACACGCGCCGCCAGACCCTGACCAACGCCGAGCGCTACATCACCGAAGAACTCAAGACCTTCGAAGACAAGGTGCTGTCCGCGCGCGAACGCGCCCTGTCGCGCGAGCGCGTGCTGTACGAAGCGCTGCTGGACGAACTCAACGCGGTGATCGAGCCACTCAAGCGCTGCGCGTTGGCCTTGAGCGAACTGGATGTGCTGTGCGCCTTCGCCGAACGCGCCCAGCAGTTGGACTGGACCCAGCCCGAGCTGTCCGACGCACCCTGCCTGCTGATCGAGCGCGGCCGCCATCCGGTGGTCGAAGCGGTGCGCAAGGAACCCTTCGAACCCAACGACCTGCGCCTGGACGGGAGCGATACCTCGGCTGCGCGCCGGATGCTGGTCATCACCGGCCCGAACATGGGTGGTAAATCGACCTACATGCGCCAGAACGCGTTGATCGTGTTGCTGGCGCATATCGGCAGCTTCGTGCCGGCCTCACGTGCGCAGATCGGCCCGATCGACCGCATCCTGACCCGCATCGGCGCAGGTGATGACCTGGCCAAGGGCCAGTCCACCTTCATGGTGGAAATGGCCGAGACCAGCTACATCCTGCATCACGCCACTGCGCAATCGCTGGTGCTGATGGACGAGATCGGCCGTGGCACCTCGACCTACGATGGCCTGGCCCTGGCCGATGCGGTCGCGCGCCATCTGGCTGCGGTCAACCGCTGCTACACGTTGTTCGCCACGCATTATTTCGAGCTGACCTCGCTCGCCGGCGAGACCGTGGAAGGTGGCCCGAGCGGGATTGCCAACGTGCACCTGGATGCGGTCGAACACGGCGACGCGCTGGTGTTCATGCATGCGGTGAAGGACGGCGCAGCCGATCGCAGCTTCGGCCTGCAGGTCGCCGCCCTGGCCGGCCTGCCGCGCACCACGCTGTCGCAGGCGCGCCGTCGCCTGGCCGAACTGGAGCAGCGCGGCGGCGACACCCAGGCGTCGAAGATGGCACCCGCCGCGCTGGATGCGCCACAGCAGTTCGGCCTGTTCGCCGCTGCACCATCGGCGGCGCAGCAGGCGCTGGTTGCGCTCGACCCGGATGACCTGACGCCGAAGCAGGCGCTCGAAGCGTTGTATCGGCTCAAGGCGCTGCTGTAA
- a CDS encoding glycoside hydrolase family 3 N-terminal domain-containing protein: MKTRGITRRQLLVATGAATLLSQVPMGLALGRSKAKAPAFIEDLIDRMTLQEKAGQLTLFGAAMQNGAAAAANPITSTGAVSAQIAAAKAGQLTGVFNSSNVLYHERLQKAAMQGRLKIPMLFAADVIHGFTTVFPVPLGESASFEPDLARRTARAAALEASAVGIDWTFAPMVDIARDARWGRGVEGSGEDVLLGKRMADARVRGFQGDRGLADPEAVVACPKHFCAYGAAEGGLDYNTTDVSERVLRQTYFPPFQSGFDAGAMTTMASFNEISGIPATANKWLLDDVLRGEWDFRGVVVSDYTGDEELIAHGFARDGRDATRLAILAGVDMSMQSGLYFKHLPELVESGDVPMAVIDASVRRVLQLKAQLGLFDDPFRRIKPHAPSRQRLPETLALAREAASKSVVLLKNDGDVLPLRTSGQRIALIGPLAQDWDSTKGPWTLFNGDDSASDLATGMKQAMADAAQLTVTAGCGYAGPLPGGVQAAAQAANAADVVVMAIGESRDDSGEARSRTSITVPRVQQALLEAVAATGKPVVVVLSNGRALALGDLVPQAKAVLVAWYLGSSSGLGLADVLFGKTGPSGRLPVSFPRESGQAPYYYDHKITGRPDPHPEKLTAFKTRYMTSPNSALFPFGHGLTYGQVEYGALDIGDARLAADGALTIRATVHNRGSRAAEEVVQLYIHDRVASITRPKQELKDFKKVALEPGASADVTFSLRREDLLFIGQDLKPTVEAGVFDLWVAPSAEVDGLHATFELLA, translated from the coding sequence ATGAAGACACGCGGCATCACACGGCGACAGCTCCTGGTCGCAACCGGCGCAGCCACCCTGCTCTCGCAGGTCCCGATGGGCCTGGCGTTGGGCCGGAGCAAGGCCAAGGCACCGGCCTTCATCGAAGACCTGATCGACCGGATGACCCTGCAGGAGAAAGCCGGTCAGCTGACCCTGTTCGGCGCAGCCATGCAGAACGGCGCGGCCGCCGCAGCCAATCCGATCACCTCCACCGGCGCGGTGTCCGCGCAGATCGCCGCCGCCAAGGCCGGCCAGCTCACCGGCGTGTTCAACAGCTCGAACGTGCTTTATCACGAGCGCCTGCAGAAGGCCGCCATGCAGGGCCGGCTGAAGATCCCGATGCTGTTCGCCGCCGATGTAATCCATGGCTTCACCACCGTGTTCCCGGTGCCACTGGGCGAATCGGCCAGTTTCGAACCGGACCTGGCCCGGCGCACCGCGCGCGCCGCGGCGCTGGAAGCCTCGGCGGTCGGCATCGACTGGACTTTCGCGCCAATGGTGGACATCGCCCGCGACGCCCGCTGGGGCCGCGGCGTGGAAGGCAGTGGCGAAGACGTGCTGCTGGGCAAGCGCATGGCCGACGCGCGCGTGCGCGGCTTCCAGGGCGACAGGGGCCTGGCCGATCCGGAAGCCGTGGTCGCCTGTCCCAAGCATTTCTGCGCGTATGGCGCGGCCGAAGGTGGCCTGGACTACAACACCACCGACGTATCCGAGCGCGTGCTGCGGCAGACCTATTTCCCGCCGTTCCAGTCCGGGTTCGACGCCGGCGCGATGACCACGATGGCCTCGTTCAACGAGATCTCCGGGATTCCCGCCACGGCCAACAAGTGGCTGCTGGACGACGTGCTGCGCGGCGAATGGGATTTCCGCGGCGTGGTGGTATCCGACTACACCGGCGACGAGGAACTGATCGCGCACGGTTTCGCCCGCGACGGCCGCGATGCCACGCGCCTGGCGATCCTGGCCGGCGTGGACATGAGCATGCAGAGCGGCCTGTACTTCAAACACCTGCCCGAACTGGTGGAAAGCGGCGACGTACCGATGGCCGTGATCGATGCCTCGGTGCGCCGGGTGCTGCAGCTCAAGGCGCAGCTGGGGCTGTTCGACGACCCGTTCCGCCGGATCAAGCCCCACGCGCCCTCGCGCCAGCGCCTGCCCGAAACCCTGGCGCTTGCACGCGAAGCCGCCAGCAAGTCCGTGGTGCTGCTGAAGAACGACGGCGACGTGCTGCCGCTGCGCACCAGCGGCCAGCGTATCGCCCTGATCGGCCCGCTGGCGCAGGACTGGGACAGCACCAAGGGGCCGTGGACGCTGTTCAACGGTGACGATTCGGCCAGCGACCTGGCCACCGGCATGAAGCAGGCCATGGCCGATGCCGCGCAGCTGACCGTGACGGCCGGTTGCGGCTACGCCGGACCATTGCCCGGTGGCGTGCAGGCTGCGGCCCAGGCAGCGAACGCGGCCGACGTGGTGGTCATGGCCATCGGCGAATCGCGCGACGATTCGGGCGAGGCACGTTCGCGCACCTCCATTACCGTGCCCAGGGTCCAGCAGGCGCTGCTGGAAGCCGTCGCCGCCACCGGCAAGCCGGTCGTGGTGGTGCTCAGCAACGGCCGCGCGCTGGCACTGGGCGACCTGGTGCCACAGGCCAAGGCCGTGCTGGTCGCGTGGTACCTGGGCTCGAGTTCCGGGCTGGGCCTGGCCGATGTGCTGTTCGGCAAGACCGGCCCGTCCGGGCGCCTGCCGGTGAGCTTCCCGCGCGAATCGGGCCAGGCACCCTATTACTACGACCACAAGATCACCGGCCGCCCCGATCCGCATCCGGAAAAGCTCACCGCGTTCAAGACCCGCTACATGACCTCGCCCAATTCAGCGTTGTTTCCGTTCGGCCACGGCCTGACCTACGGCCAGGTCGAATACGGCGCGCTGGACATCGGTGATGCCCGCCTGGCCGCCGACGGCGCGCTGACCATCCGCGCCACCGTCCACAACCGTGGCAGCCGCGCGGCCGAGGAAGTCGTGCAGCTCTACATCCACGACCGCGTCGCCAGCATCACCCGCCCGAAGCAGGAGTTGAAGGACTTCAAAAAGGTCGCGCTGGAACCCGGCGCCAGCGCCGACGTCACCTTCAGCCTGCGCCGCGAAGACCTGCTGTTCATCGGCCAGGACCTCAAGCCGACGGTTGAAGCCGGCGTGTTCGACCTGTGGGTCGCCCCCTCGGCCGAAGTCGACGGCCTGCACGCGACCTTCGAACTGCTGGCCTGA
- a CDS encoding nicotinamide-nucleotide amidohydrolase family protein has translation MSPTDADLEQLAISVGQQLNAQRDRLVTAESCTGGWIAKAMTDIAGSSDWFDCGMAAYSYEAKQALLGVRPQTLETFGAVSRETVIEMVSGALVNSGASVAVAVTGIAGPGGGSADKPVGTVWVGWKRRGGYARAEVFHFDGDRDAVRRQTVAAALQGLIDG, from the coding sequence ATGTCCCCCACCGATGCCGATCTCGAACAGCTGGCCATTTCCGTCGGCCAGCAGCTCAACGCCCAGCGTGACAGGCTGGTCACCGCCGAAAGCTGTACCGGTGGCTGGATCGCCAAGGCGATGACCGACATCGCCGGCTCGTCGGACTGGTTTGACTGCGGCATGGCCGCCTACAGCTACGAGGCCAAGCAGGCGCTGCTGGGTGTGCGCCCGCAGACCCTGGAAACCTTTGGCGCGGTCAGCCGCGAGACGGTGATCGAGATGGTCTCCGGCGCGCTGGTCAACTCCGGCGCCAGCGTGGCGGTGGCCGTGACCGGCATCGCCGGGCCGGGCGGTGGCAGCGCGGATAAACCGGTCGGCACGGTCTGGGTCGGCTGGAAACGCCGCGGCGGCTACGCCCGCGCCGAGGTCTTCCACTTCGACGGCGACCGCGATGCGGTGCGCCGGCAGACCGTGGCGGCCGCGTTGCAGGGCCTGATCGACGGCTGA
- the lexA gene encoding transcriptional repressor LexA — protein MQLTDTQQAILAMIAERLEAEGMPPSQTEIARALGFKGVRAAQYHLEALEAAGAIERIPGRARGIRILHAPQPAQASISFVAANDESALRLPVLGRVAAGAPIGADADHHDYVVLDRVFFSPSPDYLLKVKGDSMRDEGIFDGDLIGVHRTRDARSGQIVVARIDEEITVKLLKIGRDSIRLLPRNPDYSPIDVRPGQDFAIEGLYCGLVRPNR, from the coding sequence ATGCAACTCACCGACACCCAGCAGGCCATCCTGGCCATGATCGCCGAACGGCTCGAAGCCGAAGGCATGCCGCCGTCGCAGACCGAGATCGCTCGCGCGCTGGGGTTCAAGGGCGTGCGGGCCGCGCAATACCACTTGGAAGCGCTGGAAGCCGCGGGCGCCATCGAACGCATCCCGGGCCGGGCGCGCGGCATCCGCATCCTGCATGCACCGCAGCCGGCGCAGGCCTCGATCAGTTTCGTCGCCGCCAATGACGAATCCGCGCTGCGCCTGCCGGTGCTGGGTCGGGTCGCGGCCGGCGCGCCGATCGGTGCCGATGCCGACCACCACGACTACGTGGTGCTGGATCGGGTGTTCTTCTCGCCTTCGCCGGATTACCTGCTGAAGGTGAAGGGCGATTCGATGCGTGACGAGGGCATCTTCGACGGCGACCTGATCGGCGTGCATCGCACCCGCGACGCGCGCAGCGGCCAGATCGTGGTGGCACGGATCGATGAGGAAATCACGGTCAAGCTGCTGAAGATCGGCCGCGATTCGATCCGGCTGTTGCCACGCAACCCTGACTATTCGCCGATCGATGTGCGCCCGGGGCAGGACTTCGCCATCGAAGGGCTGTACTGCGGCCTGGTGCGGCCGAATCGATGA
- the recA gene encoding recombinase RecA: protein MDENKKRALAAALTQIERQFGKGSVMRMGDRVIEATEVVPTGSLMLDIALGIGGLPKGRVVEIYGPESSGKTTLTLQAIAQCQKLGGTAAFIDAEHALDPVYAAKLGVNVDDLLLSQPDTGEQALEIADMLVRSNSVDIVVIDSVAALTPKAEIEGEMGDQLPGLQARLMSQALRKLTGNIKRSNTLVIFINQLRMKIGVMMPGQSPEVTTGGNALKFYASVRLDIRRIGAIKKGDEIIGNQTRIKVVKNKMAPPFKQVVTEILYGEGISREGELIDMGVEAKLVDKAGAWYSYGTERIGQGKDNSRTYLRENPAVAAKLEAELREKFQPAEVAGRENDEGDDD from the coding sequence ATGGACGAGAACAAGAAGCGCGCCCTGGCCGCCGCCCTGACCCAGATCGAGCGCCAGTTCGGCAAGGGCTCGGTGATGCGCATGGGTGACCGCGTGATCGAAGCGACCGAAGTCGTGCCGACCGGTTCGCTGATGCTGGACATCGCGCTGGGCATCGGCGGCCTGCCCAAGGGCCGCGTGGTCGAGATCTACGGGCCGGAATCCTCGGGCAAGACCACCCTGACCCTGCAGGCCATCGCGCAGTGCCAGAAGCTGGGCGGCACCGCGGCCTTCATCGACGCCGAGCACGCATTGGACCCGGTCTATGCCGCCAAGCTGGGCGTCAACGTCGACGACCTGCTGCTGTCACAGCCGGATACCGGCGAGCAGGCCTTGGAAATCGCCGACATGCTGGTGCGTTCGAACTCGGTGGACATCGTGGTCATCGACTCGGTTGCCGCGCTGACCCCGAAGGCTGAAATCGAAGGCGAAATGGGCGACCAGCTGCCCGGCCTGCAGGCCCGCCTGATGAGCCAGGCGCTGCGCAAGCTGACCGGCAACATCAAGCGCTCCAACACCCTGGTGATCTTCATCAACCAGCTGCGCATGAAGATCGGCGTGATGATGCCGGGCCAGAGCCCGGAAGTGACCACCGGCGGCAACGCGCTGAAGTTCTACGCCTCGGTCCGCCTGGATATCCGCCGCATCGGCGCGATCAAGAAGGGCGACGAGATCATCGGCAACCAGACCCGCATCAAGGTCGTCAAGAACAAGATGGCGCCCCCGTTCAAGCAGGTCGTCACCGAGATCCTGTACGGCGAAGGCATCAGCCGCGAGGGCGAGCTGATCGACATGGGCGTGGAAGCCAAGCTGGTCGACAAGGCGGGCGCCTGGTACAGCTACGGCACCGAGCGCATTGGCCAGGGCAAGGACAACTCCCGTACCTACCTGCGCGAGAACCCGGCCGTGGCTGCCAAGTTGGAAGCCGAGCTGCGCGAGAAGTTCCAGCCCGCCGAAGTCGCCGGTCGCGAGAACGACGAAGGCGATGACGACTGA
- the recX gene encoding recombination regulator RecX — protein METPEDQAPETRRRRRPEPTPVQRALSLLVRREHSRKELTRKLTARGIEADAASAAVERLAGEGWQDDVRFAEMLVRSRVGSGYGPRYIQVELETHGLSAAQVTAALATFEGDWRELARDLVVRRFGPDRLVELAAQRKAADLLMRRGFDGDAIRAVLRGLPED, from the coding sequence GTGGAAACCCCTGAAGACCAGGCGCCGGAGACCAGGCGCCGCCGCCGTCCCGAGCCAACCCCGGTCCAGCGGGCGCTCTCGTTGCTGGTCCGGCGTGAACACTCGCGCAAGGAGCTGACCCGCAAGCTGACCGCCCGCGGCATCGAGGCCGATGCGGCTTCTGCCGCAGTCGAGCGTCTGGCCGGCGAGGGTTGGCAGGACGACGTACGCTTCGCCGAAATGCTGGTCCGCAGCCGGGTGGGGTCGGGTTACGGCCCACGCTACATCCAGGTCGAACTGGAAACCCATGGCCTGTCCGCGGCCCAGGTGACCGCGGCGCTGGCCACGTTCGAGGGCGACTGGCGCGAGTTGGCCCGCGATCTGGTCGTGCGCCGTTTCGGCCCCGATCGGCTGGTGGAGTTGGCGGCCCAGCGCAAGGCGGCCGACCTGCTGATGCGCCGCGGCTTCGACGGGGACGCCATTCGCGCGGTCCTGCGCGGGCTGCCGGAGGACTGA